The Arachis hypogaea cultivar Tifrunner chromosome 14, arahy.Tifrunner.gnm2.J5K5, whole genome shotgun sequence DNA window GGACGACAGAATGCCAAGGTCGGCGAACAACAAAGAGCTCGGCAAACCATTCAAGCTGACCCCAAAATTCGACAACTGCACCAGATTCAACACAAGGAGGGAAAAGATAATCAAAGAAATAATCAAtgctaaaatcataaaaccacccGCAAGAGCTGGGAGCTATCAAGACCAGAGATTCGTTGACAAAAGCAAGCACTGTGCCTTCCACCAGAAATACAGACACACAACCGATGAGTGCGTGATAGCCAAAGATCTATTGGAAAGGTTAGCTCGGCAAGGCCTCCTAGATAAGTACATCGAAGGAAGGAAACGTAAAGAGGACGATAGGGACAAAGAAGAGTGCCAACAAGCCTCGGGAAACAAGGAAGCCAATAAATGATCAAACAACACCCCACCTAAAGGAGTTATAAACTGCATATCCGGAGGATTTGTCGGGGGAGGCGAAACAACTTCGGCGAGAAAACGTAGCTACCGCGCAATGCTGGCAATCGAAGGAACAACACCACATAACAACGAAAATGTACCCGACTTAGAAATTACTTTCAACAAGGAAGACATATGCTCGGCCGCACCACACTCAGACGACCTAGTGGGTTTTTTCCATCCAAACAGGCGAACTATTGGTAAGAAAAGTTCTTCTGGACCCAGGTAGTAGTGCCGATGTTCTTTTTTACACTACTTTTCTAAAAATGAAAATATCTGAAAGGCTCATACAACCCTCATCCAGAGAATTAGTCGGATTCTCTGGAGAAAGGGTGCCAATTAAGGGTTACATATGGCTAAAAACGATGATGGAAAACCACTCATCGTCACGGATCATTGACATACAATATCTTATAGTTGATTGCCCTAGTCCTTATAATATTATCCTCGGAAGACCTGCCCTGAACATGTTCAGGGCAGTAGTTTCAACTTTTCATCTATGTGTCAAATTCCAGGCACAGGACGAAAAGATAGCGACACTCCATTCAGATCGCCAACAAGCTCGGCAATGCTACAATGCAAGCCTAAAGAGGTCGGCTCCAGGAAAAGAATTCCAATAAGAGGTACAAGCAATTCACAAGACAAATGAGGTACTGTCCCTAGCAGAGCTTGACCCTCGAGGGGACacccaagaaaggcctcaaccaGCAGACGAGTTCCAGGAAATCCCACTGACGTCAAAACCAGAACAAGTCACATACATCGGTCAAGCACTACAAGGAAAAGAAAGATCAGAGCTCATAAAAGCACTACAAGACAACGACTTATTTGCCTGGACCCCAgcagacatgccaggaatagacccAAATATTATCTGCCATAAGCTCACCACCGACAGAACAAGCCGACCTATAGCTCAAAAGAAGAGGAATCTCGGGGCAGAAAaatcaaaggcaatcctagaagaAACTGGGAAACTTCTTAAAGCTAACTTCATCAAAGAAATCAGATTCACCACATGGCTCTCaaacgtggtaatggtaaggaagAATTCAGGTTTCAAAAGcttgagcttcatggatgcatactctggctaCAACCAGATCCTCATGCATCCAGAAGACCAAAGCAAGACAGAATTTATAACTGAGCACGGAAATTTTTATTATAGagtaatgccatttggtctaaagaatgcaggtgcaacctACCAACGACTGATGGACAAAGTGTTCCGTCATCAAATAGGTCAGAACATGGAAATCTATGTGGACGATATGGTCGCCAAGACCACACAGGAAAAGTCACACTGCGACGACCTCAGGGAGGTATTTGAACAGATTCGAGCATACAATATGAGACTTAACCCAGAGAAATGTGCCTTTGGGGTACAAAGAGACAAATTCCTTGGATTTATGCTGATCTcacgaggaattgaagcaaaccctgaAAAATGTGAGGCAATACTTAACATGGCGAGCCCTAAAACAGTAAAAGAAGTACAACAATTGGCAGGAAAGGTAGCGGCACTATCTCGGTTCTTACCAGCAGTGTCAAGCCGATCATACCATTTCTTCCAAACAATATCAAAGAATAAGAAGTTTCAATGGACAGAAGAGTGCGAGAAAGCGTTCGCCGAGCTCAAAACCATTCTATCATCACCACCCGTCCTGCAAAGACCAGAAGTCGGTAAacatttatacttatatttatctgTTTCTAATTATTCTATAAGCTCGACTCTAGTCATTGAGACAGGAAAAATGCAACAACCAGTATACTTCGTCAGTAGAGTCATGCAATCAACGGAATAAAGGTATCCAAGGATAGAACAGCTAGCTTTAGCACTTGTAATAACAGCAAGAAGACTCAGTCACTACTTCCAAAGGCACACAATAATAGTAAGAACAAATCAACCATTAAGACAAATACTGACAAAACCAGAACTGGCCGGACATCTGACCAAATGGTCTATCGAGCTCTCGGAATTTGATATCCAATTTCAACCAAGATCGGCATTAAAAGCACAGATCCTCGCAGACTTCATCTCAGAACTAACCCCTGACGAACACAACAAATCCTGGGAATTACACGTGGATGGGGCGTCCAGCCGAGGAGAAAGCGGAGCTGGGATAATCCTGAGAGAAGGGGACAAAGTGGAGGCCGAGCAATCCCTCCAGTTCCACTTCCAGGCAAGCAACAATCAGGCCGAATATGAGGCCCTCATAGCGGGACTCAAGCTCACCCTGAACCTCCAAGTACAAAGCTTGACAGCACATTGTGATTCCTTCTTGGTGGTCCAACAAATCCGAGGAGAATTTCAGGTAAAAGATCCCTTGCTAGAGTGATATTGGCTCATAGCAAAGGATCTCATTTCAAAGTTCTATTCATTCATCATTTTACATGTGCATAGAGAAAAGAATGTTAGAGCAGACATATTATCCAAACTTGTCGCCACTAGGGCAGACACACAAACATCAGCATTATCACAACTCACACTTAAAAAACCAAGCATTGAACTATTATCTATAACAAGCATTAACCACCTCCGCGACTGGAGAACACCTTTCCTTGAGTACATCAATACAGGTATCGTACCCAGGGACGAACTCAACCCACAACACTTCAGACGAAAAGCAAGCCTCTACACAAACATAGCAGGAGAACTATACAGGCGCAGTTTCTCACAACCACTGCTAAAATGCCTGAATAAAGATGAGGCGAAAGAGGTGATGGACGAAGTCCATGAGGGTGTATGTGGGAACCACATTGGAGGACGAGCTCTCGCTGCAAAGATCATCCGAACAGAATATTATTGGCCGACCATGAAAAGGGATTGTATAACAAAAGTCAAGACATGTGACAAATGTCAAAAGCACGCAGCCATCTCTACAAAATCGGCCGAAGTATTACACAGCATggaggtaagctggcctttcCACAGATGGAGGCTCGATATTCTCAGCCCATTTCCAACAGCCCCAGGTCAGGTAAAATTTCTTTTAGTATCAATAGACTATTTCTCAAAATGGATTGAAGCACAGCCATTAGCAAGAATAACAGTCGAAAAGGTATGGTCTTTCATATGGAAAAAAATCATATGCCGATTTGGAATACCAAGGGAAATAATATCAGACAACGGTAGACAATTTACAGATAATAAGCTCGGctcatttctaaaaaattttaatgtgaaAGGAGaatgggcaggccgaagctgctaaccaAGTTATACTGCAGGCAATAAAGAAAAAGCTCGATAATGTGAAAGGAGAATGGGCGGAGCTAATCCCATAAGTGTTGTGGAGTTACAACACCACAATACAAACCACCACGGGCGAAACACCCTTCAAGCTAGTCTATGGGTCAGAGGCATTAATCCCCGTAGAGGTCAGAGTTCCCACATTAAGAGCCGAACTATACGACGAATAACATAACATAAACACAAGAAATGCCGAGCTTGATCTGACAGAAGATGACAGGGAAATCGCCGCCATTAAACAAAGAGCCCAGAAACAACTGGCAGAAAGAAAGCACAATAAGAAAGTGGTGCCGAGGACATTCGAGGAGGGCGACTTAGTCCTCAGACAAACAGAAGAAGCCAGACGACCTTCAcatggaaagctcgccgcaaactGGGATGGACCATTCCGAGTATCCAAAGTGCTCGGAATGGGGGCTTACCAGCTCCAAACACTACACGACAATCCAGTTTCAGGAAATTAGAACATTTCTTCCCTCAAATTGTATAGATCATAACTTGTACATTTCATGGATGAATGTACTCTTTTTCTCCCTTAGAGGTTTTTCCCAAAAGAACGGGTTTTACCTAAGGAGGATTTTAACGAGGCCAGACGCCCAAATTATCAAATTATGAAATCAGACTGACACGTATATCAATATGAGTCCTATTCTCTATCTCGTTCTATTCTCGAACACAACAAACATACAACTACACATTATATATTCAAAAAAGCAAAACATGCTTAAAGTTCAACACACCCAAACCAAAAAATCAGTAACCATTAACAGTCAAAAGCTAACCAATTAGCTAAAAAGTCAACAAAATACAACAAAAGGGACACACATGCCCAAAACAAACAACCTAAAATATCAGAAATCAAGGAGGGATATTTTCACCATGATCCTCCACAGTTCCATCCACTACCAATTTTCCACCGACCACTATCTTGGTCATGTCAAGACGATCACAATCGAACTCCGGGGCCAAAACAGCGACTTGGCTAACAGCCGCTCAAAACCATAGGAAAATATCTCCATCCCATTTTTCTCCAGTTCAGCAACCCTAGAAGTAAGCTGACCTTTGGCAACATCACTGTCCTTAACCTCGGCCTGCAAAAGCCGGATCTGGTCCCGCAAACGACCAACTTCCTCCTCAGAATCTTTCACTTTGACTGTAGCATTTATAACAGCGTCATCTTTCTCTTTCACAGACTTCTCCAATTCAGCAATCCTCTCCTTATAAGTCCTCTCCAGTTCAGCAATCCTATCCATATCCACCTGGTGCTCGGCACCGATAAGTTCAGTCGTCCGACCAGCACACATTAGTCGCGAAGCAACAATCTACAGAACATCAAACTCGGTTAAAATAAAGACACAAGAACAAATAAAAGAAGCCGAGAACAGAATATTAACATGGATGAACTTCCCTAAACTCTCTACCCCAATCCGGCGAGTCATGAGCATATCGCCAAGGTATTGAGACACCCTATCGGAGAGCTCAGCAAAGGGGAACTGATTGCTCCACAACGAATGAGAGCTGGTACCAGGGATAAAGCCATGCAATCTCTTTTGTCTATCAAACGCAGATTTACCACCACCCATTGCTTCTCTATCACCTTCCGAAATCACTTCCACAGATTTTTCAACATCATCCCTTTTCCTCTTAAAAGAAGACGACCGTTGAGCAACAGATTGGGCAGCATCCCCACCACCTTCTTTCACAACCTCAGAGGCATCAGCAatcctttcctttttcttcttaagAAAGGACTGAAAGCGTGAAGGATCAAGGAGAGGAGCCCGTCCACCTGCGCAGGACAACAAAAAGTCGGATTAAATctaaaatatgaagaaacaaaaagaaaaagccaaacaTTACCTATGTAAGCCTTCAAACCCTCACTATCACCTGAATCGTGAAGTCGAAGAACCTCGGGAATAGACAAACACTCCCCATCAACAAAAGACTCTACCAAAAAATCTAATACCTTCTCTTCATCCTCACTCCGTTCAACAGCCTCAAGGATCTGACACGGCTCCGAACACCAATAGAGAGGAAACCTCTCTATCAGCTCGTCGTCCAAATAAAACGGATACTCGGCCTCGGTTGACCGCACTTTCACAAACAAggatttaaaattcttaaaagaagatttataaagaaggAAAAGGGAACGTCCAGGGTAACTGCTCAAACATACCCACAACCCCCTCCGAACCCCTTTTGACTggaataatgaaaagaataaaGGAAGAGAACAAGGGAAAGACAGAAACTCCATTAAACACTGAAAAGCGCGAAGAAACACCCAGGAATTTAGGTGCAACTGAGAAGGCGCACAATTTAGTTGGGTCAACACATCACACTCAAACGCAGAGAAAGGAAGCTTCACACCAAGTTCAAAAAAGCAAGGCGTATACATATAAAAGTATTGCCAGTCACCCCTCCGCTCGAAAACCCTATCGTCACTAGAACAATA harbors:
- the LOC140178444 gene encoding uncharacterized protein, which translates into the protein MLAIEGTTPHNNENVPDLEITFNKEDICSAAPHSDDLVGFFHPNRRTIELDPRGDTQERPQPADEFQEIPLTSKPEQVTYIGQALQGKERSELIKALQDNDLFAWTPADMPGIDPNIICHKLTTDRTSRPIAQKKRNLGAEKSKAILEETGKLLKANFIKEIRFTTWLSNVVMVRKNSGFKSLSFMDAYSGYNQILMHPEDQSKTEFITEHGNFYYRVMPFGLKNAGATYQRLMDKVFRHQIGQNMEIYVDDMVAKTTQEKSHCDDLREVFEQIRAYNMRLNPEKCAFGVQRDKFLGFMLISRGIEANPEKCEAILNMASPKTVKEVQQLAGKVAALSRFLPAVSSRSYHFFQTISKNKKFQWTEECEKAFAELKTILSSPPVLQRPEVELAGHLTKWSIELSEFDIQFQPRSALKAQILADFISELTPDEHNKSWELHVDGASSRGESGAGIILREGDKVEAEQSLQFHFQASNNQAEYEALIAGLKLTLNLQVQSLTAHCDSFLVVQQIRGEFQNVRADILSKLVATRADTQTSALSQLTLKKPSIELLSITSINHLRDWRTPFLEYINTGIVPRDELNPQHFRRKASLYTNIAGELYRRSFSQPLLKCLNKDEAKEVMDEVHEGVCGNHIGGRALAAKIIRTEYYWPTMKRDCITKVKTCDKCQKHAAISTKSAEVLHSMEENGQAEAANQVILQAIKKKLDNVKGEWAELIP